The DNA region ACTGGTTCCACTCCGGTGGCACTTCCGTCAGTGGATTCACAGAGTTAGGGGAGAAAGCTGGCGCTCCGTCCAATTTTGTATCATCGATTTTCGAGATTTCATCTGCAACCTGCAAAGTTTCAGTAGAGCTGGAGTTCACCGTTGGTCGGACGACTACGAGCAGAAAAAAGTGGTTCTTTTGAAGCTTCTTCGGCGGGATGAGGTTTGGGTTCCTTCTGCGCTTCCAATCTGATCTTTTCTAAGCGTCGCGGCTTCAATCTTCCATGGTAATTTTTAGATTAGAAAGGGAGTGATTGATTTGGGGGCGGCGGTGGAAAATCAATGATGCACAGAATTACGTCGAAGGAACCCCAATCGGAACTCCTCCGCACACAACTACATATGAGCTCCGGCCTTGCTCGGTTCCGGTCAGCTCCGAGCGCGTTTCTCGGAGACATCTTCGACGAGTTGTTTCCTCTTCCGCCCGAGACTGATACCATGTTCCCCAGATTCTCGACCACAAACCTCTCAGATAATCACTCTTCGGGCAGCGGCCAGTTCCGGCCGCCAGATTCGTTGGAGTTGCCCAGCTCCCGTCATAACTTTATATCTCCCTCAGCTACGCCGCCGACGTTTTCTGAACATCAGATTGAAAACATCAGGAACTCGTCCAATCTCACTCGCCAAGTGAGCTCTCCTGCTGCCGCCTTATCTTCCTACTTGAATGCAGATAATGGTAACGATCTACACGCAAAAAATCTAATCCATTGGTCTATTGTTCATGAGACAACAAAGGTGAAATTTTTATGATCTATTTATCAGTAGGCTACGCTATGATGAGCAGTTCAAACAGTTACAGAAACAAGGATCTTCCTTCAATCAGTTGCTCACCGAGGCAAAACTCTCTGATGTCTCAGATTTCTGAGATCCGAAGCAAAGGAAGTGGCCATGGCAGTGAATCAGAGACTCAGGTATTCGAAATTGGATTCACTTAATTACACCATTTAGCTTCTGTAATTATAATTCTGTGTGTGGTTTTGGATTCCTACAGTTCGAGGATGCAGTTCCTTGCAGGGTTCGAGCCAAACGGGGTTGCGCTACTCACCCACGGAGCATCGCTGAGAGGGTTTATTAATCTTCTATTCATCTCTACGTTCATGTTGTTTGCTTGGCTTGATGAGATTAATGAAGCATGGATTTGATCAGGTGAGGAGGAATAAAATTAGTGAAAGAATTAAAAAGTTGCAGGAACTTGTTCCTAACATGGATAAGGTAATCGAATTCATTACTGACATAAACATCAAACAGCCTAACTTGTTTGCTGAAAATACGGTAAATTGCAGCAAACCAACACCGCCGATATGCTCGATTTAGCAGTCGTTTACATCAAAAATCTACAGAAACAAGTCAAGGTATCATTCTAGCTGGTATCACAAGCTCTTCAAGATCTTCACTTTGCATCTCTTTGATTTCTTTTGCCTTCTTTTTGCCACTGTTTCAAGATGCTTACAGAAGAGCAGGCAAACTGCACCTGCTCATCTAGCAAGAAGAGGAAGTACCCGAGCAATGGAGTGGCCGAGTGCTGTAAAATATGAAATGCTGGTGATTGGTCATAGTATCAGTTCTGTGAGATAAATTTTAACTGGAGGAAGAAAAGCAATGTACACAGACAAAAAAGTCACAATCTTGCTCGGTTTCTGTGAGTTTGTGTGTTGAGTTGTTTTTACCCAAGTAGATTTGATCAATTATTGGAATAAGCATTAAGCTTCATACAGAGGTTATTATCATTGATAAACAGTGTTACTCTGGTCTAAAGAGACAAACTTATGGCATGTTCCTCCATTTGCATGGATCGGACAAGATTAGCTCTGTTCTGATTTGCAAGGACTCTTCAAACCAGGAAACAATGTCTTGTGAGGAAGGCAGCTGTATCCAACAAAGAGAAAAAGGCATCTCCACTGTTGAAAGGCCATTTTTGAACAGAAGGTTGCATTGGCATTGCCTGGGTTAAATTCAGTGAGCAGGTGGAGGAGAAAGTGAAGAAGCTGGCGTGGTCAGTGGGAGGATTGTGATCCAGTGTAATCACCACAGGACATTGGTCTATGGTAGTGCCATCACTAATTGAAGTTGGTTACTACCAGTAGTTTGAGTTTGATCATCAAATCATTATCAGACTGCCAAACTTCTCGGGCAAGCCTCTCTCTATTGATCACCATTAAAATATGGTTGAACTTTGAACATGTTGGATTTGACCTTCAAGCTACCATTGATCATCATCTGATACTATTAGACCGCCACTGATCATGGCCAAACTATGATGGTAGTATAGCATTTCAAATTGAGTAAGAAAGGTTGAAGAAGGATCCATATGAATGTTTTCCTTCCATGATCATTCTCCATTTTCAAGGAGACAACTTTAATGACTTATTTTTTTCTTcagctctttctttttcttctcctttctcaaggACTCACAAACACTGAACATCCATATGTAATTACTTTGCAATATcaagaagagttatttttttccACATATAAATCTAATTTCCTAGACAAAAATTCCTCAAAGAAATTCATTACATTCTTCAGAGAAAGCTCTAGCAAAAACAACTTGCTATTTAAATAGAGACAAACTTTGTTCTTGTCCAAAGCATCTTTGCAATGAAACCGTTTAGTACTTCTTCAATTAGTGGTAGTTCTAGTTCATGCATTACGCTTGCCGGAAGAGAACAACTAAAAAGGAATATTTGCTTTGAAGTTTCCCAGGAGCAAACTTTGGGAGTCTAAAACTATTCAGAGTTATAAGTTCGACAAATGGTGAAGAAAGCATGTGAATTGTTTCAGTTCAGAAATCTGTACTTCCAATGCAAGtgaagtctgtcattttagacagtTACCATCCTATCCTCAACTCTTTCAAGAATCAAATCAATTTGATTGTTTCAAAGAATCTGAAAAGAGTCATATTTGATCATGGACTCCACTGCAATTTGCCTGCAGCTGCAGGACCATCATGATGTATTTAGGAAGGCTCAATATTGAATTAGTTATACAAGTTCCAGTAAACTCAACATGACCTCAAACTAACCAGCAGATCACTTCTTCCTTGTTTTTGTTCACTTGCATATGTATAAATCAGAGTGTCATGAAAGCTAAGTATCAGCTCTTGTTCTACTGCAGTGCTGTTACTAGTAGTCAACAGTAAGTTCGCGATAGCCTAAACTCTTTTTTGTGATGACCTTCGACCTAATTGAATAAACCAGCTCAATTCGTTGCATTACACAGAAACTAGTATCGAAGATCAAGTCGTAAATGTAGACATGAATACTTTGAGTTTTGGCACAATTGGTACCATGGGGCTCTCAATCTACACAAAATAAGGAGTCATAAAGATCACTATGTGAGCAATGGACATCCTGGGGAACTTTTATGGTTGGTTAACTCGGAGAGCCTCCTGATTTTCTTTC from Zingiber officinale cultivar Zhangliang chromosome 4B, Zo_v1.1, whole genome shotgun sequence includes:
- the LOC121975537 gene encoding transcription factor bHLH80-like isoform X1, which gives rise to MMHRITSKEPQSELLRTQLHMSSGLARFRSAPSAFLGDIFDELFPLPPETDTMFPRFSTTNLSDNHSSGSGQFRPPDSLELPSSRHNFISPSATPPTFSEHQIENIRNSSNLTRQVSSPAAALSSYLNADNVGYAMMSSSNSYRNKDLPSISCSPRQNSLMSQISEIRSKGSGHGSESETQFEDAVPCRVRAKRGCATHPRSIAERVRRNKISERIKKLQELVPNMDKQTNTADMLDLAVVYIKNLQKQVKMLTEEQANCTCSSSKKRKYPSNGVAECCKI
- the LOC121975537 gene encoding transcription factor bHLH80-like isoform X2, giving the protein MMHRITSKEPQSELLRTQLHMSSGLARFRSAPSAFLGDIFDELFPLPPETDTMFPRFSTTNLSDNHSSGSGQFRPPDSLELPSSRHNFISPSATPPTFSEHQIENIRNSSNLTRQVSSPAAALSSYLNADNGYAMMSSSNSYRNKDLPSISCSPRQNSLMSQISEIRSKGSGHGSESETQFEDAVPCRVRAKRGCATHPRSIAERVRRNKISERIKKLQELVPNMDKQTNTADMLDLAVVYIKNLQKQVKMLTEEQANCTCSSSKKRKYPSNGVAECCKI